One Pantoea trifolii genomic region harbors:
- a CDS encoding ABC transporter substrate-binding protein — MCAMKGLNRRQFIASSTALTGAAMLPWSFSAHAAQVMSATPGGTARKGGVLRISVDQAVSVLNPHQVRVNPEYLVAELLYSGLTRLTQEMKAEADLAQSWQASADLKQWTFTLRPNLKFSDGSALTSADVVASLQALLDPKNASPALHNIGPIKAVSTPDTNTVLIETDAPYADLPVMLAYPDAKIIPASIAQGQFDKLSKASFGAGPFQLVSYDPERKIVVKRNPHYYDPARPYLDGVEVVVYPDGIAESSALIAGDTDLMLSAQSSEFARLSKSSGVLPLRVASGQFLNVNMGCDQKPFNDVRVRQALALCVDRQASVDFVADGLGSPGNDTPINGAYPFFANLAKKAVDYSKAKALLADAGYPNGLDLTLIASDKPATRTQLGIALREMAKQGGFRINVQTMAHSTYLDQVWKKGNFYVGFYNMQPTPDAVFSLLYTSTASWNETRWNNAEFDKAVGAARETRDEAQRATLYGKAQQLMHDEVPSVIPTFFDLLAASRDYVGGYHLHPRGAVFRLDHIWLTDKAPKRAV; from the coding sequence ATGTGCGCAATGAAAGGGTTAAACCGCAGACAGTTTATCGCCAGTTCTACCGCTCTGACGGGCGCAGCGATGCTGCCCTGGTCGTTCTCGGCCCATGCCGCGCAGGTGATGAGCGCTACGCCGGGCGGCACCGCGCGTAAAGGCGGCGTGCTGCGCATCAGCGTTGACCAGGCCGTCAGCGTGCTCAATCCGCATCAGGTTCGCGTCAACCCGGAATATCTGGTGGCGGAACTGCTGTACAGCGGCTTAACGCGTCTGACGCAGGAGATGAAAGCCGAAGCCGATTTGGCGCAATCCTGGCAGGCGAGCGCCGATCTCAAGCAGTGGACATTTACCCTGCGCCCGAACCTGAAGTTCAGCGACGGTTCCGCGTTAACCTCAGCGGATGTGGTCGCCAGCCTGCAGGCGCTGCTCGATCCAAAAAATGCCTCACCGGCGCTGCATAACATTGGGCCGATTAAAGCCGTCAGCACGCCAGACACCAATACGGTATTGATTGAAACCGATGCGCCTTACGCCGATTTGCCGGTGATGCTGGCTTATCCGGACGCAAAAATTATCCCGGCCAGCATCGCGCAAGGCCAGTTTGACAAGTTGAGTAAAGCCTCGTTCGGCGCCGGGCCTTTCCAACTGGTGTCCTATGATCCAGAACGCAAAATTGTGGTGAAGCGCAATCCGCATTACTACGATCCGGCGCGTCCTTATCTGGATGGCGTGGAAGTGGTGGTTTATCCCGATGGCATCGCGGAAAGTTCTGCGCTGATCGCCGGTGACACCGATTTGATGCTGAGCGCGCAGTCGAGCGAGTTCGCGCGCCTGTCCAAATCTTCCGGTGTGCTGCCGCTGCGCGTGGCCTCCGGCCAGTTCCTTAATGTGAACATGGGCTGCGATCAAAAACCTTTCAACGATGTGCGAGTGCGTCAGGCGCTGGCGCTGTGTGTTGATCGTCAGGCGTCAGTGGATTTCGTGGCGGATGGCCTGGGTTCACCGGGCAATGACACGCCGATCAACGGCGCGTATCCATTCTTCGCCAACCTGGCGAAAAAAGCGGTGGATTACAGCAAAGCCAAGGCGCTGCTGGCGGATGCCGGTTATCCCAACGGTCTGGATTTAACGCTTATCGCCTCCGACAAACCGGCCACCCGCACCCAGCTAGGCATCGCGCTGCGCGAGATGGCGAAACAGGGCGGTTTCCGCATCAACGTGCAGACCATGGCGCACAGCACCTATCTCGATCAGGTGTGGAAGAAAGGCAATTTCTACGTCGGCTTCTACAACATGCAGCCGACGCCAGACGCAGTGTTTTCTCTGCTCTACACCTCAACCGCATCCTGGAATGAAACGCGCTGGAACAACGCGGAGTTTGATAAAGCGGTCGGTGCAGCGCGTGAAACCCGCGATGAAGCCCAGCGCGCCACGCTGTATGGCAAAGCGCAGCAACTGATGCATGACGAAGTGCCGTCGGTGATCCCAACCTTCTTCGATCTGCTTGCTGCCAGCCGCGATTATGTCGGCGGATATCACCTGCATCCGCGTGGTGCGGTGTTCCGTCTTGACCATATCTGGTTGACCGACAAAGCGCCGAAGCGCGCAGTGTAA
- a CDS encoding GntR family transcriptional regulator produces the protein MQKNYDANDAQPFARLSEGEGAPLYEVVKRHISESILQGELPAGTILPSENSLAAKFGVSVGTVRKALAALTTEGMLMRRRKTGTVVTGWAPLHNLSHFFQYFRLHDKTGGLLQSDTRLLDYQLSHASADEAEKLQIAQGDKVIRLKRVRRVKGIAAMHETLVLPSARLVDFPPADQLPPLLYRYLFERYDLRVAAVREQITAALANEEDAALLELSLPYAVMVIDEVSFDQSALPVILAHHRFSTEHFMYVNEIR, from the coding sequence ATGCAAAAAAACTATGACGCGAACGATGCTCAACCTTTCGCCAGGCTCAGCGAAGGTGAAGGTGCGCCGCTCTATGAAGTGGTCAAGCGCCATATCAGCGAATCGATCCTGCAAGGCGAACTGCCCGCAGGCACGATTTTGCCGAGTGAAAATAGCCTGGCGGCGAAGTTTGGTGTGTCGGTTGGCACGGTGCGAAAAGCACTGGCCGCGCTGACCACGGAAGGCATGCTGATGCGCCGTCGCAAAACCGGCACCGTGGTGACCGGCTGGGCGCCGCTGCACAACCTCAGCCATTTTTTCCAGTATTTCCGGCTGCACGATAAAACCGGCGGATTGCTGCAATCCGATACCCGTTTACTCGATTATCAGCTCAGTCATGCCAGCGCCGACGAGGCAGAGAAACTGCAAATTGCTCAGGGTGATAAGGTGATCCGCCTGAAGCGTGTGCGTCGTGTGAAGGGCATCGCCGCGATGCATGAAACGCTGGTGTTGCCGTCGGCGCGGTTGGTCGATTTTCCTCCCGCCGATCAGTTGCCGCCGCTGCTCTATCGCTATCTGTTTGAACGCTACGATCTGCGCGTCGCTGCGGTGCGCGAGCAAATCACCGCCGCGCTGGCGAATGAAGAGGATGCGGCGTTGCTGGAATTGAGTTTGCCGTACGCCGTGATGGTGATTGATGAAGTGTCGTTTGATCAAAGTGCCCTTCCGGTGATTCTGGCGCACCACCGCTTTAGCACCGAACACTTTATGTATGTGAATGAGATTCGCTGA
- a CDS encoding M20 family metallopeptidase: MMKNSRFNSALAMIANDGAQMTDDLKQMLEVDTCFPPGNGYGAFADVMTHLLQSLDFRFARVSVPEHLWQAPDGSAYGERVNLLASLDAGAAENCNLYFHTDTVPAGDGWRFPALTLTAAEGKLFGRGAADMKGTIVAAMAAVRAAQAAAIPLRFNPVFLLCSDEEGGLYPGIRYLAEQQLFSGHLLSFNGGAVPRIWAGCFGSIDLKVIITGRSAHSGDPVNGINAIETALPLMNALYQLKLEVEQRTSAMPSPPHYQGKPLTSLLTLAAAQGGSKGSTIPERFELLINRRYAPEERFDAVWQELTHCVENAMRDSPALDVMLQMIGHLAPVANPDGTHWPRWQAALSQGFGFQPSEFKPWGSSTSSDMGWVQQAGIQEILLGGLARPDNRIHAADEYTTLADLIALSQSILAYLADDFQPTQGN, encoded by the coding sequence ATGATGAAAAATTCACGCTTTAACAGTGCATTAGCGATGATTGCTAATGACGGCGCGCAAATGACCGATGACCTCAAACAGATGCTTGAGGTCGATACCTGCTTCCCGCCGGGCAACGGTTATGGCGCTTTTGCTGACGTGATGACGCATCTGTTGCAGTCGCTGGATTTCCGCTTTGCGCGCGTCTCGGTGCCGGAACATTTGTGGCAGGCCCCGGACGGCAGCGCGTACGGTGAACGCGTTAATCTGCTGGCATCCCTTGATGCCGGTGCGGCTGAAAACTGCAATCTCTATTTCCATACCGATACCGTGCCCGCCGGTGATGGCTGGCGTTTTCCGGCGCTGACGCTGACTGCAGCGGAAGGCAAGCTGTTTGGGCGCGGCGCGGCAGACATGAAAGGCACCATTGTTGCGGCGATGGCGGCGGTACGCGCGGCGCAGGCGGCGGCGATTCCGCTGCGATTTAACCCGGTGTTTCTACTGTGTAGCGATGAAGAGGGCGGCTTGTATCCGGGTATCCGCTACCTGGCGGAACAACAGCTTTTCTCCGGTCATCTGCTCAGCTTCAACGGCGGGGCGGTGCCGCGCATCTGGGCCGGCTGCTTTGGCAGCATCGATCTCAAAGTGATTATCACCGGACGTTCGGCGCACTCCGGCGATCCGGTTAACGGCATCAATGCTATCGAAACGGCGCTGCCGCTGATGAACGCGCTTTACCAGCTGAAGCTCGAGGTGGAACAACGCACCTCGGCGATGCCTTCTCCGCCGCATTATCAGGGCAAACCGCTGACGTCACTGTTAACGCTGGCTGCCGCGCAGGGCGGCAGCAAAGGCTCGACCATCCCGGAACGTTTTGAGCTGCTGATTAATCGCCGTTACGCGCCGGAGGAGCGCTTTGACGCGGTGTGGCAAGAGCTGACGCACTGCGTGGAAAACGCGATGCGCGACAGCCCCGCGCTCGACGTCATGCTGCAAATGATTGGTCATCTGGCGCCAGTCGCTAATCCTGACGGCACGCACTGGCCGCGCTGGCAGGCGGCGCTGAGCCAGGGATTTGGTTTCCAACCCAGCGAGTTCAAACCCTGGGGATCGTCCACCAGTTCCGATATGGGCTGGGTCCAGCAAGCCGGGATTCAGGAGATTTTACTCGGCGGCCTCGCCCGTCCCGACAATCGCATTCATGCCGCCGATGAGTACACCACGCTGGCAGATTTGATCGCACTTTCGCAGTCCATTCTGGCGTATCTCGCCGATGATTTTCAGCCAACCCAGGGTAATTAA
- a CDS encoding dipeptide ABC transporter ATP-binding protein, giving the protein MSDKLAPVLSVENYSLDYALAKGHALPVLRDINLQVMPGEVLGLVGESGSGKTTLGWAIMRWLAGNARELQGDIRLNGDSLLTLPAAKLTALRGAKLGMIFQDPSASLNPTLTLGEQVTEVLRRHRGLSAREAQELGESLLHDVELKNPARMMRRYPHQVSGGEKQRILIATAFACQPDCMIFDEPTTALDVISSAQILDLYERLREETGVASLYISHDLALVAKVANRVCVLEQGRIVEQADTRSMFNAPQNAYTRKLIEAVPNPQHRLVQDAPGNQPLLGLKQLTIDYGKQGLLDRLLKREANTTRAANAVSLTVHQGEILGVVGESGSGKSSLGKAITGLVPFSGELDFCGYALHGRAQMDKEYRRRVQMIFQHPDASLNPRMTIGEIIARPLRLYGLPPGETEAQAVARLLQEVRLPAEFAQRYPHALSGGQKQRVAIARAFANPPDLVICDEITAALDVSVQATIIELLLELRRRYGTAYLFITHDLNLIRQIAHRVAVMYRGDVVEVLPGDNMTALAQHPYTRALLDAVHIPDLSKSVA; this is encoded by the coding sequence ATGAGTGACAAGCTTGCACCGGTGCTGTCGGTGGAAAATTACAGCCTCGATTACGCGTTAGCCAAAGGACATGCGCTGCCGGTATTACGCGACATCAACCTGCAAGTGATGCCCGGCGAAGTACTCGGGCTGGTGGGCGAATCAGGCTCCGGTAAAACCACGCTCGGCTGGGCGATTATGCGCTGGCTGGCGGGTAACGCGCGTGAGCTGCAAGGCGATATCCGCCTGAACGGCGACAGCCTGCTGACCTTGCCAGCGGCCAAACTGACGGCACTGCGCGGGGCCAAACTCGGGATGATTTTTCAGGATCCCAGCGCCTCGCTCAATCCCACGCTGACGTTGGGTGAGCAGGTCACCGAAGTACTACGCCGCCATCGCGGTTTGTCCGCGCGCGAAGCGCAGGAGCTGGGCGAATCGCTGCTGCACGACGTTGAACTCAAAAATCCGGCGCGCATGATGCGCCGCTATCCGCATCAGGTTTCGGGGGGCGAGAAGCAGCGCATCCTGATCGCCACCGCGTTTGCCTGCCAGCCGGACTGCATGATTTTTGATGAGCCAACCACCGCGCTGGATGTAATCAGCTCGGCGCAAATCCTCGATCTCTACGAGCGATTGCGCGAAGAGACCGGCGTCGCGTCGTTGTATATCTCGCACGATCTGGCGTTAGTCGCCAAAGTCGCCAATCGCGTCTGTGTGCTGGAACAAGGGCGCATTGTCGAACAGGCCGACACGCGTAGCATGTTTAACGCGCCGCAAAATGCCTACACGCGCAAGCTGATTGAGGCGGTGCCTAATCCGCAACATCGGCTGGTGCAGGACGCGCCGGGCAATCAACCGTTACTCGGTTTGAAGCAGTTGACCATCGACTATGGCAAACAAGGTTTGCTCGACCGCCTGCTGAAGCGCGAAGCCAATACCACGCGCGCCGCCAATGCGGTTTCGCTCACTGTGCATCAGGGAGAAATTCTCGGCGTGGTCGGCGAATCGGGTTCCGGTAAATCCTCGCTGGGTAAAGCTATCACTGGACTGGTGCCGTTCAGTGGCGAGCTGGATTTTTGCGGCTACGCGCTGCATGGCCGTGCGCAGATGGATAAAGAGTATCGCCGCCGCGTGCAGATGATTTTTCAGCATCCCGATGCTTCGTTGAATCCGCGTATGACCATCGGCGAGATCATCGCGCGACCGCTGCGCTTGTACGGTTTGCCGCCGGGCGAAACCGAAGCGCAGGCGGTGGCGCGCCTGCTGCAGGAAGTGCGTTTGCCGGCGGAGTTTGCGCAGCGTTATCCGCATGCGCTGTCGGGCGGTCAGAAGCAGCGCGTCGCCATTGCCCGCGCCTTTGCTAATCCGCCGGATCTGGTGATTTGCGACGAGATCACCGCCGCGCTCGACGTCTCGGTGCAGGCCACCATCATCGAGCTGCTGCTGGAGCTGCGCCGCCGCTACGGCACCGCCTATCTGTTTATTACCCACGATCTGAACCTGATTCGCCAGATCGCCCATCGCGTGGCGGTGATGTATCGCGGTGACGTGGTGGAAGTGCTGCCCGGCGACAACATGACGGCGCTGGCGCAGCATCCTTATACCCGTGCATTGCTTGATGCGGTGCATATTCCCGACTTATCCAAGTCCGTTGCATGA
- a CDS encoding YgdI/YgdR family lipoprotein: MNKTVLATAFLGTIMAMTLTACSSNQAIKTTDGRTIVTSGKPQIDSDTGLVSYKDAQSGKTEQINRDKITNMSELDN; the protein is encoded by the coding sequence ATGAATAAAACAGTACTGGCAACGGCATTTCTTGGCACTATTATGGCAATGACATTAACCGCTTGCTCTTCTAATCAGGCGATTAAAACCACCGACGGACGCACTATCGTGACGTCGGGTAAGCCGCAAATCGACAGCGACACAGGCCTTGTTTCTTACAAGGATGCGCAAAGCGGTAAAACTGAGCAGATCAATCGCGACAAGATTACCAACATGAGCGAACTGGATAATTAA
- a CDS encoding ABC transporter permease translates to MPDILKRLLRSPQGAAGVLIILLALLMVVGGAHVAPFDPESISILMRYKPPSAEHWFGTDQMGRDIFSRVMVGARSTILLSLLATALAMVIGSVLGTASAYLGGKFDEFMMRTMDAMMAIPSLLFALLIVSTLGQSSMNAVLAITIAFVPGMVRISRSVALAARQQDYINAAIARGEAGHYIILREMLPNILAPIIVEATIRVAFAIMLFATLSFLGLGAQPPEPEWGLMVSEARAYFFNAPWMMMIPGLAIALVAIGFNLLGDGLRDVLNPRSH, encoded by the coding sequence ATGCCTGATATTTTGAAACGTTTGCTGCGTTCACCGCAGGGCGCCGCTGGCGTGCTGATTATCTTGCTGGCGCTGCTGATGGTGGTAGGCGGCGCGCACGTTGCGCCTTTTGATCCTGAATCGATTTCCATCCTGATGCGATACAAGCCGCCCAGCGCGGAACACTGGTTTGGTACCGATCAAATGGGCCGCGACATCTTCAGCCGCGTGATGGTGGGTGCGCGCTCAACCATTTTACTGTCGCTGCTGGCTACCGCGCTGGCGATGGTGATCGGTTCGGTGCTCGGCACTGCCAGCGCCTATCTGGGCGGCAAATTTGATGAGTTCATGATGCGCACCATGGATGCGATGATGGCGATTCCCAGCCTGCTGTTTGCGTTGCTGATTGTCAGCACGCTCGGGCAGAGCAGCATGAACGCGGTGCTGGCGATCACCATCGCCTTTGTGCCGGGCATGGTGCGCATCTCGCGCAGCGTGGCGTTAGCCGCCCGTCAGCAGGATTACATCAACGCTGCCATCGCGCGCGGCGAAGCCGGGCACTACATCATCCTGCGCGAAATGCTGCCGAATATTCTGGCGCCGATCATCGTTGAAGCCACCATTCGCGTTGCCTTCGCCATCATGCTGTTTGCCACCCTGAGTTTCCTGGGTTTAGGCGCACAGCCGCCAGAGCCGGAGTGGGGATTGATGGTCTCAGAAGCGCGCGCTTACTTCTTCAATGCGCCGTGGATGATGATGATTCCGGGCCTCGCCATCGCGCTGGTCGCCATTGGTTTTAATTTACTGGGTGACGGGCTGCGTGATGTGCTCAACCCAAGGAGCCACTGA
- a CDS encoding YgdI/YgdR family lipoprotein yields the protein MKKSILLSVTALIALSALTGCTRTSYAIHTNDGRTIVTDGKPQDAETGLLGYVDANGVKQQINKSDVKEISEVPKK from the coding sequence ATGAAAAAATCAATTTTGCTTTCTGTTACTGCGCTTATTGCCCTGTCTGCTCTGACCGGCTGTACACGGACCTCGTACGCCATCCACACCAATGATGGACGTACCATCGTGACCGATGGCAAACCACAGGATGCCGAAACCGGCCTGCTGGGTTACGTCGATGCCAATGGTGTTAAGCAGCAAATCAATAAAAGTGACGTAAAAGAGATCTCTGAAGTTCCTAAGAAATAA
- a CDS encoding ABC transporter permease — protein MTASYLLKRLLLMVYTLLVVSLLVFGITQLLPADAAVTLLGQNATPEALAAVRERLGLDAPAWLQYWHWLTQALQGNFGVSMRNGLEVAPTLLTALSRSLLLAVCALILMLIIAIPLGIWAAVRRGKTADVLVSVISYIGISFPEFVTATLVLLLFADVWQILPATGYVPLSENFVSGIQHLILPSVTVALILVAHVSRMVRSEMVDVLHTDYIRAAWLKGLSRRRILWRHALRNGLLPTITIVALDVGYLLGGIVVVEEIFAIPGIGRELIVAVQARDLPTIQAGVMILAATYSVVNFLADLAYVTLDKRISYA, from the coding sequence GTGACAGCAAGTTATCTGCTCAAACGCCTTCTGCTGATGGTTTACACCTTGTTAGTGGTGTCGCTGCTGGTCTTTGGCATCACTCAACTGTTACCGGCCGATGCGGCTGTCACCTTGCTGGGACAAAACGCCACGCCGGAAGCATTGGCGGCGGTGCGTGAACGTCTGGGGCTGGATGCCCCGGCGTGGTTGCAATACTGGCATTGGCTGACGCAGGCACTGCAAGGCAACTTTGGCGTATCAATGCGCAATGGCCTCGAAGTGGCACCTACACTGCTAACGGCGTTATCGCGTTCGCTGCTATTGGCGGTGTGCGCCTTAATTCTGATGCTGATTATCGCCATTCCCCTCGGTATCTGGGCGGCGGTGCGTCGCGGCAAAACCGCCGATGTGCTGGTGAGCGTTATCTCCTATATCGGCATCTCGTTCCCGGAATTCGTCACCGCCACGCTGGTCTTGCTGCTGTTTGCCGATGTCTGGCAGATTTTGCCCGCCACCGGCTATGTGCCGCTCAGTGAGAACTTCGTCAGCGGCATTCAGCACCTGATTCTGCCGTCGGTCACCGTGGCGCTGATTCTGGTGGCGCACGTCTCGCGCATGGTGCGCTCAGAAATGGTCGATGTGCTGCATACCGATTACATCCGCGCCGCGTGGCTGAAAGGTTTATCGCGTCGTCGCATTCTCTGGCGACATGCGCTGCGAAACGGCTTGTTGCCGACCATCACCATTGTGGCGCTGGATGTTGGTTATCTGCTGGGCGGCATTGTGGTGGTGGAGGAGATTTTCGCCATTCCCGGCATTGGCCGCGAACTGATTGTCGCCGTGCAGGCGCGCGATCTGCCCACTATTCAGGCTGGCGTGATGATCCTCGCCGCAACCTATTCAGTGGTGAACTTCCTGGCTGATTTGGCCTACGTCACTCTCGATAAGCGGATCTCCTATGCCTGA